The following proteins come from a genomic window of Anabas testudineus chromosome 3, fAnaTes1.2, whole genome shotgun sequence:
- the LOC113174604 gene encoding uncharacterized protein LOC113174604: EEEEEEDGYTKDQELRNDDQSGGSTVQNQQRPSWVPHVYFRTDKEEYYYAGHRIIIEGGFDSFGGMIWPAALALCHYLDTHHEQLNLVDKAVLEIGAGTGLVSVVAALLGAWVTSTDLPDVLNTLRVNLSRNTRGHSRHTPQAAALSWGCGLETTYPSSVYRYDYVLATDVVYHHDFLDELLVTMKHFCQPGTTLIWANKVRFESDLTFTENFKKAFHTSLLYEDGDVKIFMGTCREKEGDSDMGMEIQEEEKEEECNDEEVMEEIVVLTDDKCKEGENGKGDGNNHLSTTTSDEDLTGNLKQTVVPTWFPSVISSFGKEIYHYAGQDIVIYESIDSFGAVMWPAALALCSFLENHREKVNLQGKKVLELGAGTGLVTIVASLLGASVTATDLPEVLSNLRANVMRNTRGRCRQMPQVAALSWSYNLESTHPSSAHQYDYVLAADVVYHHDFLDELLATMKHFCKPGTAVIWANKVRLESDLTFTENFKKAFHTSLLYEDEDMKIFQGTCRVRDRKEK, translated from the exons TTCAGAACAGATAAAGAGGAATACTATTATGCTGGACATAGGATCATCATTGAAGGGGGTTTTGACTCTTTTGGAGGCATGATATGGCCAGCA GCTTTGGCTCTCTGTCACTACCTTGACACTCATCATGAACAGTTGAATCTTGTGGACAAAGCTGTCCTGGAGATTGGAGCAGGAACTGGCCTCGTGTCGGTTGTAGCAGCGCTCCTAG GTGCATGGGTGACATCCACAGACCTTCCAGATGTGCTGAACACTCTGAGAGTCAACCTGAGCAGGAACACCAGGGGCCACAGTAGACACACACCTCAGGCAGCTGCTCTGTCCTGGGGCTGCGGCCTGGAGACCACCTACCCGTCATCCGTCTACCGTTACGATTATGTGCTGGCAACCGACGTGGTCTATCATCACGACTTTTTGGACGAGCTCCTAGTCACCATGAAGCATTTCTGCCAACCAGGAACAACTTTGATCTGGGCCAACAAGGTCAGGTTCGAGTCTGATCTGACTTTCACTGAGAACTTTAAGAAAGCTTTTCACACAAGTTTGCTGTATGAAGATGGAGATGTGAAGATCTTCATGGGaacctgcagagaaaaagagggagataGTGACATGGGAATGGAAATccaagaggaggagaaagaggaagagtgTAATGATGAGGAAGTGATGGAGGAGATAGTGGTCCTCACAGATGACAAGTGTAAAGAGGGTGAAAATGGTAAAGGAGATGGGAACAATCATCTGAGCACCACAACCAGTGATGAAGACCTTACAG GTAACTTGAAACAAACAGTGGTACCAACCTGGTTCCCCTCTGTCATCAGTAGCTTTGGTAAAGAGATCTACCACTACGCAGGACAGGACATCGTCATTTATGAATCCATAGACTCCTTTGGTGCAGTCATGTGGCCGGCA GCTTTGGCCCTGTGCTCTTTCCTGGAAAACCACAGAGAGAAGGTGAATCTACAGGGGAAGAAGGTGCTGGAGCTGGGAGCAGGAACAGGACTGGTAACCATTGTGGCCAGTCTGCTGG GAGCTTCGGTCACAGCCACTGACTTACCAGAGGTGCTGAGTAACCTCCGGGCCAATGTGATGAGGAACACCAGGGGGCGTTGCAGGCAGATGCCCCAGGTGGCAGCTCTGTCGTGGAGCTACAACTTGGAGAGCACCCATCCCTCATCCGCCCACCAGTACGACTACGTGCTGGCAGCTGACGTGGTCTATCATCACGACTTCTTAGACGAGCTCCTGGCCACCATGAAGCATTTCTGCAAACCAGGAACGGCTGTGATCTGGGCTAACAAGGTCAGGCTCGAGTCTGACCTGACTTTCACTGAGAACTTTAAAAAGGCCTTTCACACAAGTTTACTGTATGAAGACGAGGACATGAAGATCTTTCAGGGAACATGCAGAGtgagagacaggaaagaaaagtaG